One segment of Pseudomonadota bacterium DNA contains the following:
- a CDS encoding 2-isopropylmalate synthase: protein RVARQLEILGVDIIEAGFPIASDGDFDAVKQIAGIIKNSEVAGLARANDMDIDRAWEAIKNARKPRIHTFISTSDIHLKHQFRKSRDEVLKIAVNSVRRAKKYTPNVEFSAMDATRSDWDYLCRVFAEVIDAGAVTVNVPDTVGYAVPDEFGKLIRYIKEHVPNISQAIISVHCHNDLGLAVANSIAAIQNGARQVECTINGIGERAGNASLEEIAMILRTRKNIFPADTRIVTEKIYPTSRLVTSITGVSVQPNKAIVGANAFAHESGIHQDGLLKAKLTYEIMTPESVGIAKSSLVLGKHSGRHAFRDRIEELGYTLNDKELNLAFKRFKALSDMKKYVYDEDIEMIIMDEIYKVPERYKLVYLNVSCGNVTIPTATVKLEVDGNTYQEVGVGDGPVDATYKIIKKMVKTNSMLAKFSVNSITKDMDAQGEVFVKLEEKGLIAIGKGADTDIIVASAKAYINALNRLEYIKNKRVEVK from the coding sequence CGGGTTGCCAGGCAGCTTGAAATCCTTGGCGTTGATATCATCGAAGCAGGCTTTCCGATAGCCTCTGACGGTGATTTTGACGCAGTCAAGCAGATTGCAGGTATTATCAAGAATAGTGAGGTTGCAGGTCTTGCCAGGGCAAATGATATGGATATTGACCGGGCATGGGAAGCGATAAAGAATGCCCGGAAGCCACGGATCCATACGTTTATCTCGACCTCCGATATCCATCTCAAACATCAGTTTCGGAAAAGCAGGGATGAGGTTTTAAAGATTGCTGTCAATTCCGTGAGGCGGGCAAAGAAGTACACGCCAAATGTTGAGTTCTCTGCCATGGATGCGACCCGAAGCGATTGGGATTACCTGTGCCGTGTCTTTGCCGAGGTTATTGATGCAGGGGCTGTTACTGTCAATGTTCCTGATACGGTTGGCTATGCTGTGCCTGATGAATTTGGCAAACTCATTCGCTATATCAAAGAACATGTCCCTAACATCTCTCAGGCCATCATCAGTGTACACTGTCACAATGACCTGGGGCTTGCGGTTGCAAACTCAATTGCCGCTATTCAAAACGGTGCCCGTCAGGTAGAGTGCACAATTAACGGCATTGGCGAACGGGCAGGAAATGCCTCCCTTGAAGAGATTGCAATGATCCTGCGTACGCGCAAGAATATATTTCCCGCTGATACACGGATTGTCACTGAGAAGATATACCCCACAAGCAGATTGGTAACCTCTATCACCGGTGTTTCTGTTCAGCCAAACAAGGCGATTGTCGGTGCGAATGCCTTTGCACATGAATCAGGTATCCACCAGGACGGTCTTTTAAAAGCAAAGTTGACTTATGAAATCATGACCCCCGAGTCTGTAGGGATAGCGAAAAGCTCCCTCGTCCTTGGCAAGCACTCAGGAAGGCATGCGTTTCGTGACAGAATTGAAGAACTCGGGTATACCCTGAATGATAAAGAGCTCAACCTTGCCTTCAAGAGGTTCAAGGCTCTTTCAGATATGAAAAAATATGTCTACGATGAAGATATTGAGATGATTATCATGGATGAAATATACAAGGTACCTGAGAGATACAAACTCGTATACCTCAATGTCAGTTGCGGTAATGTGACGATCCCTACGGCTACGGTGAAACTTGAGGTTGATGGGAACACATACCAGGAAGTTGGTGTAGGAGATGGACCCGTTGATGCGACGTACAAAATCATCAAGAAGATGGTAAAGACAAACAGTATGCTCGCAAAATTTTCCGTTAATTCCATTACGAAAGATATGGATGCTCAGGGTGAGGTGTTTGTGAAGCTCGAAGAAAAAGGTCTTATTGCCATAGGGAAAGGTGCGGATACCGACATCATTGTGGCAAGTGCAAAGGCGTATATCAATGCCTTAAACAGGCTTGAATACATCAAAAACAAAAGGGT